The Myxococcales bacterium genome includes a region encoding these proteins:
- a CDS encoding NAD(P)/FAD-dependent oxidoreductase, giving the protein MADHSSLRVAIIGAGPAGLAAGHELLAQGFSDFTIFEKSDAVGGTWHLHTYPGLACDVWAHVYTFSYEPNSDWSANFVGQPEIEAYLQRCATKFGLDPHIRLNTRIVQAIYRGDGIWQLTSESGESFEFDVVINAMGNQHTPLYPDVKGMESFEGHSWHATEWNHDVDLSGKHIAIVGSAASAVQIVPEIAKIAGQVTVLQRTPNWIMPRGRKFYSERKRAWFRHMPALIRLTQYVQRFMMSFVHQAATLGHKRMEQFENVGRKSINNTISDPELREALTPDSRFACKRPLISDDFYPALTLNHVELIPEGLQEVRPHSILIAGGREVEVDVIVYCTGYRILDFDRIEVRGDQGQALADAMGDEPEAHKGIAAPGFPNYFFAAGPNGLVLQVPYFVTIERNIATIVRLLKEKQRVDARSMVVLDESHREYNDWLLTQFALYSWGASSCNSYYQLPNGRAPFLFPGDFKTYEDLHAQCGLHEFELG; this is encoded by the coding sequence TTGGCCGATCATTCTTCACTTCGCGTGGCCATCATCGGGGCTGGCCCCGCCGGTCTTGCAGCGGGCCATGAGCTTCTGGCCCAGGGCTTCAGCGATTTCACGATCTTCGAAAAATCGGACGCCGTTGGCGGAACTTGGCATCTCCACACGTATCCGGGGCTGGCCTGCGACGTCTGGGCTCATGTCTACACTTTCTCCTATGAGCCCAATAGCGATTGGAGCGCGAACTTTGTCGGGCAGCCCGAGATCGAGGCCTATCTCCAGCGATGCGCAACGAAGTTCGGGCTCGATCCCCATATCCGGTTGAACACACGCATTGTCCAGGCGATTTATCGGGGCGATGGGATCTGGCAGCTGACGAGTGAATCGGGAGAGAGCTTCGAGTTCGACGTCGTCATCAATGCGATGGGGAATCAGCACACGCCGCTCTACCCAGACGTCAAGGGAATGGAATCCTTTGAGGGGCATAGCTGGCACGCGACCGAGTGGAATCACGATGTCGACCTTTCCGGCAAGCACATAGCGATTGTGGGCTCTGCCGCCAGCGCAGTGCAGATCGTGCCCGAGATCGCCAAGATTGCAGGTCAGGTTACGGTGCTCCAGCGAACGCCCAACTGGATCATGCCGAGAGGGCGCAAGTTTTACTCGGAGCGCAAGCGCGCGTGGTTTCGCCACATGCCCGCGCTGATCCGGCTTACCCAGTATGTCCAAAGATTCATGATGAGCTTTGTCCACCAGGCGGCCACCCTCGGACACAAACGCATGGAGCAATTTGAAAACGTCGGGCGGAAATCCATCAATAATACGATCTCGGACCCCGAACTTCGTGAAGCCCTTACCCCGGACAGCCGTTTCGCCTGCAAGCGCCCACTCATCTCGGACGATTTCTATCCCGCGCTCACCCTCAACCACGTGGAACTCATTCCGGAAGGTCTGCAGGAGGTCCGACCCCATTCGATTCTCATTGCAGGTGGACGCGAAGTTGAAGTCGACGTGATCGTCTATTGCACGGGCTATCGGATCCTGGATTTCGATCGCATCGAGGTGAGGGGTGATCAGGGACAGGCGCTGGCCGACGCGATGGGTGACGAGCCCGAAGCACACAAGGGCATCGCGGCTCCGGGCTTTCCAAACTACTTCTTCGCCGCCGGTCCAAACGGACTGGTTCTTCAGGTTCCCTATTTCGTCACGATCGAGAGGAATATCGCGACGATCGTGCGTCTCTTGAAGGAGAAGCAGCGTGTCGACGCCCGTTCCATGGTCGTACTCGATGAGTCCCATCGCGAATACAACGACTGGTTGCTGACACAGTTCGCGCTCTACTCCTGGGGTGCGTCGTCCTGTAACAGCTACTACCAGCTGCCCAATGGTCGCGCACCGTTCCTGTTCCCGGGCGACTTCAAGACCTATGAAGATCTGCACGCCCAATGCGGGCTGCACGAGTTCGAGCTGGGCTGA
- a CDS encoding diguanylate cyclase has protein sequence MTFDSATEKGPVVLVVDDDETVRLLAQGFLGSAGFTVLTAVDGENALEQVNKRVPDLILLDVTLPGHNGFEVCAEFRERKDLEHVPIVMITGQDDDESVRKSYEVGANDFVAKPVNWLILVERALSLLRASRMLGELQDSRRQLSQSQRIAQLGSWSYDFGEEILWVSPEARRVIPGLPNRDLSIDDLVTRIHEEDRAGILEVFERGTNQPGYFSFEFRVPDLEGGDDRHIRACAERESGASVLSGAVQDVTEQLRAEEQIRFLAYHDSLTQLANRASFKARLSQAIERAGRHDRHVGLIFFDLDDFKRVNDTHGHNIGDQLLCEIASRLRSCVRGTDSVARGCGSDDESFVARLGGDEFTMVLEEVVEPQDLRTVAERIIATLPKPIVIDGHEFTVTGSMGLATWPQDGDDMETLLRKADVAMYQAKARGPGSYMFYSEALNTETQERVELEQKLHRPRSRNCARRNRPRTERHHRF, from the coding sequence ATGACGTTCGATTCCGCAACAGAAAAGGGGCCCGTTGTCCTGGTAGTCGATGACGATGAGACGGTGAGACTGCTCGCCCAGGGATTTCTGGGGAGCGCCGGATTTACAGTATTGACCGCGGTGGACGGCGAAAATGCACTCGAGCAGGTAAACAAGCGAGTGCCCGATTTGATCCTGCTCGATGTCACGCTTCCGGGTCACAATGGTTTCGAGGTCTGCGCCGAGTTTCGCGAGCGAAAGGACCTCGAGCACGTTCCGATCGTGATGATCACGGGGCAGGACGACGACGAGTCGGTGAGAAAGAGCTACGAAGTGGGTGCGAACGACTTCGTAGCGAAGCCGGTCAACTGGCTGATTCTCGTGGAGCGCGCCCTCTCACTGCTCCGGGCGAGTCGAATGCTCGGCGAGCTTCAGGACAGTCGACGACAATTGTCTCAATCACAACGAATCGCTCAGCTCGGAAGCTGGAGCTACGACTTCGGCGAGGAAATCCTGTGGGTCTCGCCGGAGGCGCGGCGGGTTATTCCAGGCTTGCCGAACCGAGATCTTTCGATCGACGATCTAGTGACTCGAATCCACGAGGAAGACCGGGCGGGAATCCTCGAGGTCTTCGAGCGCGGGACGAACCAGCCGGGGTACTTCTCGTTCGAGTTCCGCGTTCCGGACCTGGAGGGCGGCGACGACCGCCACATCCGCGCATGCGCGGAGCGCGAATCGGGTGCTTCGGTGCTCAGCGGAGCAGTACAGGACGTCACTGAGCAGTTGCGAGCAGAGGAACAAATTCGGTTCCTCGCCTATCACGACAGTCTTACGCAGCTCGCCAATCGGGCTTCATTCAAGGCGCGGCTGTCGCAAGCGATCGAGCGCGCTGGCCGCCATGATCGGCACGTCGGCTTGATCTTCTTTGATCTCGACGATTTCAAGCGAGTCAACGACACGCACGGGCATAATATTGGAGATCAACTGCTCTGCGAAATTGCCAGCCGTCTGCGCAGCTGCGTCCGGGGAACGGACTCGGTGGCGCGAGGTTGCGGCAGCGATGACGAATCTTTTGTCGCGAGACTCGGGGGCGACGAATTCACAATGGTGTTGGAGGAAGTCGTTGAACCGCAAGATCTCAGAACGGTCGCAGAGCGGATCATCGCGACCCTGCCGAAGCCAATCGTGATCGATGGCCACGAATTTACGGTCACCGGCAGTATGGGCTTGGCCACCTGGCCGCAAGATGGTGACGACATGGAGACGCTGCTGCGAAAGGCGGACGTGGCCATGTATCAGGCGAAAGCTCGCGGTCCAGGTTCTTACATGTTCTACTCCGAGGCTCTGAACACCGAGACCCAGGAACGAGTTGAGCTCGAGCAAAAACTTCATCGGCCAAGGTCTCGCAATTGCGCACGCCGTAATCGTCCACGCACAGAGCGGCACCATCGATTTTGA
- a CDS encoding Hpt domain-containing protein: protein MDAPLDEAPRAEGETSDALPVTTQSILSRDTLDRIRSIGKQGPDLLERVIGSFLSSSPELLVAIRDAATSEDAPSLVAAAHSLKSSSGNVGASRLSELCAAAEAAGKRGAPGEVVELIGPLETAFSQASDALRSEIA from the coding sequence ATGGATGCTCCGCTGGATGAGGCCCCTAGGGCCGAAGGCGAGACTTCCGATGCGCTCCCGGTAACGACCCAGTCGATCCTGTCTCGAGACACGCTCGACCGCATCCGTTCCATCGGAAAACAGGGACCGGATTTGCTCGAGCGTGTCATTGGATCCTTCCTGTCCAGCTCGCCTGAACTCCTGGTTGCGATTCGAGATGCAGCCACAAGCGAGGACGCCCCGAGCCTGGTCGCCGCCGCTCACTCACTCAAATCCAGTAGCGGGAACGTCGGTGCCTCACGTCTCAGCGAGTTGTGTGCCGCGGCGGAAGCAGCAGGCAAACGAGGTGCGCCCGGGGAGGTGGTCGAACTCATCGGTCCACTGGAGACTGCGTTCTCGCAGGCGAGCGATGCGCTCCGAAGTGAAATTGCATGA
- a CDS encoding response regulator, with amino-acid sequence MREELSPLRAAFARWGAGRPDFGGKVKSPDSYSRAHQASSRLLLRSVLAGAILACASIVSVAWLQVEFSNTRALDVNSDAWRRVHSLLADITTDLLSMNVLEDTATTAEVLAQSEDLEFEFSRAESTFSDDRRSSISQASILSKVEAEITAFRAAVVAALAGSRRESDEKRLELHRDALVRANLLKIRVDSLADRSSMLADQSGSQFGKLVLIATAPSSIVAVIVAALLAFGRRQMGALFESLDAARRSAEESARSKSQFLANMSHEIRTPMNGVVGMTELLLRTDLTDRQRHYAQSVAGSAESLLTIINDILDFSKIEAGKLELDNTDFDVRRIVRDVLELLSVRANEKGLELTCQIDEGFESKLRGDPIRLRQILTNLVGNAVKFTEHGHVVVRVTRVPRDSEIQTLRFIVEDSGTGIAPEIQEMLFVPFAQADASTTRQFGGTGLGLAISSDLAQLMGGEIGVESTLGLGSSFWFTANFHPCEAIPANALDQPLDLDPAMLPRDELSKDEEGTGLLDAHILLAEDNVVNQELAVAMLEEFGCTVTVVSNGIEAVRVSAQSHHDLILMDCQMPQMDGFEATRLIRSRTDANSLARPTPIIALTANALDGDRERCLAVGMNDYLAKPFYQVELHSIIERWCDPTRD; translated from the coding sequence ATGCGCGAAGAGTTGAGCCCGCTCCGCGCAGCTTTTGCCAGATGGGGAGCGGGCAGACCTGACTTCGGTGGCAAGGTCAAATCACCCGATTCATACTCTCGAGCCCACCAGGCATCGAGTCGGCTCCTGCTTCGCTCCGTTCTCGCAGGAGCCATTCTCGCATGCGCCAGTATTGTTTCGGTCGCTTGGCTCCAGGTCGAATTCTCGAACACTCGGGCGCTCGACGTCAACTCAGACGCATGGCGGAGAGTTCATTCTCTGCTCGCCGACATCACGACCGATCTCCTCAGCATGAACGTGTTGGAAGACACGGCTACGACGGCTGAAGTCCTGGCGCAAAGTGAGGATCTGGAGTTCGAGTTTTCTAGAGCCGAAAGCACATTTAGCGACGATCGCCGGTCTTCGATCTCCCAAGCTTCGATCCTCAGCAAGGTCGAAGCCGAAATTACAGCCTTTAGAGCGGCCGTCGTTGCAGCGTTGGCTGGAAGTCGACGGGAGTCCGATGAAAAGCGTTTGGAACTCCACCGCGATGCGCTCGTTCGCGCCAATCTGCTCAAGATCAGGGTGGATTCTCTCGCGGACAGATCTTCGATGCTTGCGGATCAATCTGGATCGCAGTTTGGCAAGTTGGTCCTGATCGCCACCGCTCCGAGCAGCATCGTTGCGGTGATCGTTGCAGCCTTGTTGGCGTTCGGGCGGCGGCAGATGGGCGCCCTGTTCGAGAGTCTTGACGCGGCACGACGAAGTGCCGAGGAAAGCGCTCGCTCCAAGAGCCAGTTCCTGGCGAACATGAGCCATGAAATTCGCACCCCGATGAATGGGGTCGTGGGCATGACAGAGCTTCTTCTCAGGACAGATCTTACCGATCGGCAGCGGCACTACGCTCAGTCTGTCGCTGGGTCGGCCGAGTCTCTGCTTACCATCATCAATGACATCCTCGACTTCTCAAAAATCGAAGCGGGTAAACTCGAACTCGACAACACGGATTTCGATGTGCGCCGGATCGTCAGAGATGTTCTTGAACTGCTGTCGGTGCGCGCCAATGAAAAGGGTCTGGAGCTGACATGCCAGATCGACGAGGGCTTCGAGAGCAAGTTGCGCGGAGATCCGATTCGCCTGCGCCAGATCCTGACGAACCTGGTGGGCAATGCCGTGAAATTCACCGAGCACGGTCATGTCGTCGTCCGGGTGACGCGCGTCCCGCGCGACAGTGAGATCCAGACCCTGCGGTTCATCGTAGAGGACAGCGGAACTGGGATCGCACCCGAGATCCAGGAAATGCTCTTTGTCCCGTTCGCCCAGGCCGATGCCTCGACGACCCGCCAGTTCGGTGGAACGGGTCTTGGCCTCGCTATCTCTAGCGATCTGGCCCAGCTCATGGGTGGTGAGATCGGGGTCGAAAGCACATTGGGCCTGGGTTCATCTTTCTGGTTCACCGCAAATTTTCATCCCTGCGAAGCGATACCGGCAAACGCACTCGACCAGCCGCTCGACCTCGACCCGGCGATGCTTCCAAGGGACGAGTTGAGCAAAGATGAAGAGGGCACCGGACTGCTCGACGCTCACATCCTGCTGGCCGAAGACAACGTGGTCAACCAGGAGCTGGCGGTCGCGATGCTCGAGGAGTTCGGGTGTACGGTGACGGTGGTATCCAATGGCATCGAAGCCGTGCGCGTCTCCGCGCAGTCGCATCACGACCTCATCCTCATGGATTGCCAGATGCCGCAGATGGATGGCTTCGAAGCCACCCGACTGATTCGGAGTAGAACCGATGCGAATTCTTTAGCCCGACCGACACCGATCATCGCGCTGACGGCGAACGCGCTCGACGGAGACCGCGAGCGCTGCCTGGCCGTGGGCATGAACGATTACCTGGCCAAGCCGTTCTATCAAGTAGAACTCCACAGCATCATTGAGCGCTGGTGCGACCCCACCCGCGATTGA